A stretch of the Hydra vulgaris chromosome 09, alternate assembly HydraT2T_AEP genome encodes the following:
- the LOC136084853 gene encoding uncharacterized protein LOC136084853 codes for MTIQAEEHAHFKIEYEGMKQIVCKLNDDLPKMFGFMQQSLTSALTQSSSECLDNASSIASTQIASFAASTTTLSRSMDKPSANQQKNQQFIVNSPSPSSAVQNVTGVQQVDEFDLGFGVKVSKKKLSMISLTRSTHLARLLMELIFTQEEMAQSSVTGRVGNPLKVAKPALDPSKVSALLGKIVLNFKIIYL; via the exons ATGACTATACAGGCAGAAGAACATGctcattttaaaatagaatatgaAGGAATGAAACAAATAGTATGTAAATTGAATGATG atTTACCAAAGATGTTTGGGTTCATGCAACAAAGCCTAACATCGGCTCTGACCCAATCTAGTTCAGAGTGTTTAGACAATGCGTCTTCTATTGCTTCAACCCAAATAGCAAGTTTTGCTGCAAGTACAACAACGCTAAGTAGATCTATGGACAAACCATCAGCAAATCAGCaaa AGAATCAACAATTTATTGTGAATTCACCATCTCCATCAAGTGCTGTGCAGAATGTCACTGGGGTTCAACAAGTTGATGag tttgatCTGGGGTTTGGTGtgaaagtatcaaaaaaaaagctttcaatGATTAGTTTGACAAGATCAACTCATCTCGCTAGGCTACTCATGGAATTGATATTCACCCAAGAGGAGATGGCACAGAGTTCTGTAACAGGTCGTGTTGGTAACCCTTTAAAAGTAGCAAAGCCAGCATTGGATCCCTCGAAAGTTTCTGCCCTTTTGGGTaagattgttttaaattttaaaataatctatttgtaa